Proteins encoded within one genomic window of Ctenopharyngodon idella isolate HZGC_01 chromosome 6, HZGC01, whole genome shotgun sequence:
- the myo10l1 gene encoding unconventional myosin-X encodes METFFAEGSRVWVKHKDQLVPSTVNSCGDGTVVLTTDYGEVVYLQQAEVNREKVSPMHQSSIDGVEDMSTLAELHEAAIMHNLHQRYQKDNIYTNIGSILAAVNPYKQIGGLYDLSAVELYSQHHLGELPPHIFAIANECYRCLWKRHDSQCVLISGESGAGKTESTKLLLQFLSVMSQNSAGTPPTEKSTRVEQAIVQSSPIMEAFGNAKTVYNNNSSRFGKFIQLHFSQSGNIQGGCIVDYLLEKNRVVRQNPGERNYHIFYALLAGASKSQKETYFLEDSPELFYYLSQTGCVKDRSLDDKQHFDDVMEALKVMEFTEEEIRDMFKLLSGVLQLGNVEFMTAGGAQITTKQVVTNVSELLGLDCFQLSEVLTQRSMILRGEEICSPLTVEQAIDSRDSVAMALYSQCFSWIIMRINQKIKGKDNFKSIGILDIFGFENFEVNRFEQFNINYANEKLQEYFNKHIFSLEQLEYNREGIHWEAIDWMDNAECLDLIEKKLGMLALINEESRFPKGTDFTLLEKLHGRHSTNPYYVKPRLADHQFGIKHYAGEVLYDVRGILEKNRDTFRDDILNMLKDSRLDFIYDLFEQVSSRNNEETLKMGTARKKPTVSSQFRDSLHSLMATLSVSNPFFVRCIKPNMDKNPNKFDPDVVLNQLRYSGMLETVKIRRAGFPVRRTFKDFFSRYKIILKEKEKAAVASNGDEKKKSTDLLTLYDRTKKEWQFGKTKVFLKESLEQKLEKQRDEERSKAGLIIRAYLLRYIARKNFKKALESIVTIQKNYRAHLYRRRFQRKRAAALVLQKHRRGQVARGVCRKLREEKRKREEEENKMKEEEEKKTEGDHEKKNEKEGEEGAAEPPPSAEEETRQMEEILRLEREIERLQKKREDGVSMLRESSRQELRLRRDAEILRQKKKASRVATEFLELLDTGGPEVIPGDPKQPASRPAAATEEEVDEGFHAEEECIPLPEFPPPAEGPVDQEILATLPPPPPAFAEGTVAPSAPNVPPGAPPPPPPPPPPPLPGETKKEDGKPEEAKTVKEVDGKKEGEDVDRTSKLTAAESLPDTEEPIYSVPGDGESDYDQDDLEDGQSSTAATDTEHARKSTCTNASQESYNRSSDSYADSDDEHDGYVDTDEEVSNGKVNILNGNGPPYFHSYLYMKAGLMIPWRRRWCVLKDDTFMWFRSKQESLKSGWLYKKGGGLSTLSRRNWKMRWFVLRDSKLMYFENDSEEKLKGTIDIRSAKEIVDNHEKENALNIVTDERTYQVFAESPEDASGWFTVLSRVHIATPEQLLEMSHEQANPKNAVGTLDVGLIDSVCASDNPDRPNSFVIITANRVIHCNSDLPEEMHHWISLLQKPKGDSKSDGQEFLVRGWLHKEMKAGAKSSALKLKKRWFVLTNNSLDYYKSSERNASKMGTLVLNSLCSVVQPEEKKFKETGYWNIIVHGRKHSYRLYTKMLNEAMRWVSAIQGVIDNKVPIETPTQQLIRDIKENSVNSEAVEQMYRRNPILRYTQHPLHSPLLPLPYGEVSESLQKEKGYGSLQDEAVKIFNSLQEMEIVSDPVAIIQGILQTCHDLRPLRDEVYCQLIKQTNHVPQPNSPANRAHWHLLTCMSCTFLPSRAILRYLRFHLKRVRERYPGTEIEKYAHFIGESLKKTKTREYVPSQEEIAALLNRQEMTTTVYCHGGGSCKISINSHTTAGEVVEKLIRGLAMENSRNMFSLFEHNKVESRAIESRVIVADVLAKFERLAGGEDEEEEGPWRLYFKLYCFLDVESMPKEGVEFAFMFEQAHESLISGHFPASEETLQHLAALRLQYIHGDVARTPWSLSSVYPVGRLRTRIFQSTKAGGAGVPGAGIVGPGGHTLERRKTNFLDGTLRRSFKTGSLKKQRVEEEQMLEMFVKEEMSATLTSVLEKWSRLQGMPQHQAMLSYMTVIKEWPGYGSTLFDVECKEGGFPHDLWLGVSAENVSVYKRGEPKPLETFQYEHIVFFGAPQPSTYKIIVDEREMFFETSQVGEITKIMKAYINMIVKKRCSIMSITSNSSTWMR; translated from the exons GTAGTGTACCTGCAGCAGGCAGAGGTGAACAGGGAGAAGGTGTCCCCTATGCACCAGAGCAGCATTGATGGAGTGGAGGACATGTCCACGTTGGCAGAGCTTCATGAGGCCGCCATCATGCACAACCTTCATCAGCGATACCAGAAAGACAACATCTAT aCTAACATAGGCTCTATCCTGGCGGCTGTGAATCCTTATAAGCAGATCGGAGGGCTGTACGATCTCTCCGCAGTGGAGCTGTACAGTCAGCATCATTTGGGCGAGCTGCCGCCACATATCTTTGCTATTGCCAATGAGTGTTACCGCTGCTTATGGAAGAGACATGATAGCCAATGTGTGCTGATTAG TGGTGAAAGTGGAGCTGGGAAAACAGAAAGCACCAAACTACTGCTGCAGTTCCTGTCTGTCATGAGCCAAAACTCTGCCGGGACACCGCCCACAGAGAAGAGCACGCGCGTGGAGCAAGCCATCGTACAGAGCAG CCCCATCATGGAAGCATTTGGAAATGCCAAAACAGTCTACAACAACAACTCTAGTCGTTTTGGGAAATTCATTCAGCTTCATTTCTCTCAAAGCGGGAACATCCAGGGAGGATGCATCGTCGACT ATTTGCTTGAAAAG AATCGAGTGGTAAGGCAGAATCCAGGGGAGAGAAACTATCACATCTTTTATGCTTTGCTGGCCGGGGCCAGCAAAAGCCAAAAGG AAACATATTTTCTAGAAGACTCCCCTGAGTTATTTTACTACCTGAGTCAGACGGGATGTGTGAAGGACCGCAGTCTCGATGACAAGCAGCATTTTGACGACGTCATg GAGGCTCTGAAGGTCATGGAGTTCACAGAGGAAGAGATCAGAGATATGTTTAAACTGCTGTCTGGAGTTCTGCAACTCGGCAATGTGGAGTTCATGACAGCAGGGGGCGCGCAGATCACCACCAAACAGG TTGTAACTAATGTGAGCGAGCTCCTGGGCCTGGACTGTTTTCAGTTGTCTGAGGTTCTGACACAGCGTTCCATGATCCTCAGAGGAGAAGAGATCTGCTCTCCACTCACAGTGGAACAG GCGATAGATTCCCGGGATTCAGTTGCCATGGCGCTTTATTCTCAGTGCTTCTCGTGGATCATCATGCGAATTAATCAGAAGATAAAGGGCAAAGATAATTTCAAGTCTATTGGAATCCTGGATATCTTTGGTTTTGAGAACTTTGAG GTGAACCGTTTTGAGCAGTTCAACATTAACTATGCTAATGAGAAACTGCAAGAATATTTCAACAAACATATTTTCTCTCTGGAGCAACTGGAATACAACAG GGAAGGGATTCACTGGGAAGCCATTGATTGGATGGACAATGCAGAATGCCTGGATCTGATTGAGAAG AAACTGGGCATGTTAGCTCTGATTAATGAGGAGAGCCGATTTCCAAAAGGCACTGACTTCACCCTGCTGGAGAAACTACATGGCAGACACTCT ACTAATCCCTACTATGTGAAACCCAGATTGGCAGACCATCAGTTTGGAATAAAGCACTATGCTGGAGAG GTCTTATATGATGTGAGGGGGATCTTAGAGAAGAACAGAGACACATTTAGAGATGATATACTGAACATGCTGAAGGATAGCAG ATTGGATTTCATCTATGACCTTTTTGAGCAAgtgagcagcagaaacaatgaggAGACCTTGAAGATGGGCACGGCCAGAAAAAAGCCCACTGTCAGCTCTCAGTTCAGA GACTCTCTTCATTCTCTAATGGCCACTCTCAGTGTATCCAACCCCTTCTTTGTGCGCTGCATCAAACCCAACATGGACAAG AACCCAAACAAGTTTGACCCAGACGTGGTTCTGAATCAGTTGCGGTACTCTGGCATGTTGGAGACAGTGAAGATCCGCAGAGCCGGATTCCCTGTCAGACGCACCTTTAAAGACTTCTTCAGCAG ATATAAGATCATTCTCAAAGAGAAGGAAAAGGCAGCTGTGGCTTCCAATGGAGATGAGAAAAAGAAGAGCACAGATTTGCTGACACTCTATGACAGGACCAAAAAGGAGTGGCAGTTTGGAAAGACCAAG GTATTCCTAAAGGAATCTTTGGAACAGAAGCTGGAGAAGCAGAGAGATGAAGAGCGAAGCAAAGCCGGACTGATCATACGAGCCTATCTTCTGAGATATATAGCAAG AAAGAACTTTAAGAAGGCTCTGGAAAGCATTGTGACAATCCAGAAGAACTACCGCGCTCATCTCTATCGACGACGGTTTCAACGGAAACGTGCAGCTGCACTGGTTCTCCAGAAACACAGGCGAGGGCAAGTGGCAAGAGGAGTCTGCCGCAAACTACGAGAggagaagaggaagagagaggaggaggaaaacaaaatgaaagaagaggaggagaagaAAACAGAGGGAGAtcatgaaaagaaaaatgagaAGGAAGGAGAGGAAGGGGCAGCAGAG CCTCCACCCTCTGCTGAGGAGGAGACCCGTCAGATGGAGGAAATTCTGCGCTTGGAGCGAGAGATTGAGCGTCTGCAGAAGAAAAGAGAAGACGGTGTGTCTATGCTACGTGAGAGCTCGAGACAAGAACTCCGATTGCGGCGCGATGCCGAGATCCTGCGTCAGAAAAAGAAGGCTTCCCGTGTTGCCACTGAATTTCTCGAACTACTCGACACCGGAGGTCCAGAAGTCATCCCTGGTGATCCTAAACAACCTGCCTCCAGACCGGCAGCTGCCACTGAGGAAGAGGTAGACGAAGGCTTCCACGCAGAGGAAGAGTGCATACCACTTCCTGAGTTCCCTCCTCCAGCAGAAGGTCCAGTGGATCAGGAGATCTTAGCCACTCTGCCACCTCCTCCTCCCGCTTTCGCAGAGGGCACGGTGGCCCCATCTGCACCCAATGTTCCACCTGGGGCTCCgcctccacctcctcctccaccCCCTCCCCCTCTCCCTGGCGAAACCAAAAAGGAAGATGGAAAGCCTGAAGAGGCTAAAACAGTTAAAGAGGTGGATGGGAAAAAGGAGGGAGAGGACGTAGACCGCACCAGCAAGCTGACAGCAGCGGAGTCTCTGCCGGACACAGAGGAACCCATCTACAGCGTGCCCGGGGATGGCGAGTCGGACTACGACCAAGACGATCTGGAGGATGGACAGAGCAGCACTGCGGCAACGGACACAGAACATGCACGCAAGTCCACCTGCACCAACGCAAGCCAGGAGTCCTACAACCGCAGCTCAGACTCA TATGCTGATAGCGATGATGAGCATGATGGGTATGTGGACACAGATGAGGAGGTATCCAATGGTAAAGTCAACATCTTGAATGGGAACGGACCTCCGTACTTCCACAGTTACCTTTACATGAAGG CTGGGTTGATGATCCCGTGGCGCAGGCGTTGGTGTGTTTTGAAGGACGACACCTTCATGTGGTTTCGCTCTAAACAGGAGTCATTAAAGTCAGGCTGGCTGTACAAGAAGGGAGGCGGACTTTCCACACTCTCTCGCAGGAACTGGAAGATGCGCTGGTTCGTTCTGCGTGActccaagctcatgtactttgAGAATGACAGCGAGGAGAAGCTGAAAGGGACAATCGACATTCGTTCGGCCAA GGAGATTGTGGATAATCATGAGAAAGAGAATGCTCTGAATATTGTGACAGATGAAAGAACATACCAGGTGTTTGCCGAGTCACCAGAGGATGCCAG TGGTTGGTTTACCGTGTTGAGTCGGGTCCACATTGCCACACCAGAGCAGCTACTGGAGATGTCACATGAGCAGGCCAACCCAAAGAACGCTGTG ggCACACTGGATGTTGGATTGATTGATTCAGTTTGTGCTTCAGACAATCCTGACAG GCCCAATTCATTTGTGATCATCACAGCCAATCGTGTGATCCACTGTAACTCAGACCTGCCGGAGGAAATGCATCACTGGATTAGTCTGCTGCAGAAACCTAAAGGCGACTCCAAGAGTGATGGACAGGAGTTCCTGGTTAGAG GATGGCTTCACAAGGAGATGAAGGCGGGGGCCAAAAGTTCTGCTCTCAAACTGAAAAAGCGCTGGTTTGTCTTGACTAACAACTCGCTGGACTACTACAAGTCTTCTGAACGTAATGCATCGAAGATGGGCACTCTTGTTCTGAACAGCCTGTGCTCTGTGGTCCAGCCTGAGGAGAAAAAGTTTAAAGAGACAG GTTATTGGAACATCATAGTTCATGGACGTAAACATTCATACCGTCTGTACACCAAAATGCTAAATGAGGCCATGCGCTGGGTGTCTGCCATTCAGGGCGTCATTGACAACAAAGTGCCCATTGAAACGCCCACCCAGCAACTCATTAGAGACATCAAG GAGAACAGTGTTAACTCTGAGGCTGTGGAACAAATGTATCGAAGGAACCCAATTCTCAGATATACTCAGCACCCCTTGCATTCACCTCTTCTGCCACTGCCCTACGGAGAGGTCAGCGAAAGCC TGCAAAAGGAGAAGGGTTATGGAAGCCTGCAGGATGAGGCAGTGAAGATCTTTAACTCACTTCAGGAGATGGAGATCGTTTCAGACCCTGTTGCCATCATTCAGGGCATCCTGCAGACCTGCCACGATCTGCGGCCACTGAGAGACGAGGTGTACTGTCAGCTGATCAAACAGACCAATCACGTGCCCCAACCCAACAGCCCCGCAAACCGCGCACACTGGCACCTGCTCACCTGCATGAGCTGTACCTTCCTGCCCAGTCGAGCCATTCTGCGTTACCTTCGATTCCACTTGAAGAG GGTTAGAGAGCGCTACCCTGGCACTGAGATTGAGAAGTATGCCCACTTCATTGGTGAGTCCCTGAAGAAGACAAAGACCAGGGAGTATGTGCCCTCTCAGGAGGAGATCGCCGCCCTGCTGAACAGACAGGAAATGACAACTACTGTGTACTGCCATGGAGGAGGGTCTTGCAAGATATCCATCAACTCACACACCACAGCTGGAGAg GTGGTGGAGAAGCTGATTCGTGGTCTGGCGATGGAAAACAGTAGGAACATGTTCTCTTTGTTTGAACACAATAAGGTGGAGAGCCGGGCCATTGAAAGCCGCGTAATTGTGGCAGATGTGCTCGCGAAGTTTGAGAG GTTGGCAGGTGgtgaggatgaggaggaggaagggCCCTGGAGGCTATATTTCAAGCTTTATTGCTTTCTTGATGTGGAAAGCATGCCCAAAGAGGGAGTGGAATTTGCCTTCATGTTTGAGCAG GCTCATGAGAGTCTCATCAGTGGTCATTTCCCAGCCTCAGAGGAAACCCTTCAGCACTTAGCAGCCCTGCGACTGCAGTACATCCACGGTGATGTGGCCCGTACGCCCTGGAGCCTGAGCAGTGTGTACCCCGTTGGACGACTCCGTACACGCATCTTCCAGTCCACTAAAGCAGGGGGTGCCGGAGTACCCGGGGCTGGTATAGTAGGGCCAGGAGGTCACACTTTGGAACGCCGGAAGACCAACTTCCTGGACGGGACGCTGAGACGCAGCTTTAAGACGGGATCGCTGAAGAAACAGCGTGTGGAGGAGGAACAGATGCTGGAGATGTTTGTAAAGGAGGAGATGTCAGCCACACTGACCAGCGTGTTGGAGAAATGGAGCCGTCTACAGGGCATGCCTCAGCACCAGGCCATGCTCAGTTACATGACCGTCATCAAAGAGTGGCCGGGATATGGGTCTACACTGTTTGATGTGGAG